The following are encoded together in the Penicillium digitatum chromosome 3, complete sequence genome:
- a CDS encoding Extracellular membrane protein, CFEM domain: protein MRGHRFLFALLALLIVEIHGAESNITAFPSCTITCDNQLFSNCSLSNNATCFCASDSHPTALLDCAESNCTTKEFFTTKRLYEQECGIPPRRGPKVVKASTLIPFILATFFFVMRMIAKSSGLAGGWGLDDYTIIASYIIGAAIYVLDIYMIRNGFGRNIWDVPFPSITKFYQYFQAMAVMYKFQISLAKISVCLFLLRIFQARTFRYLAYGLIAANAAIGITWASVDAFRCWPTRLTWIGWMHEEPGHCINFIDAVLVNCLVNIFVDCILIIMPVYEVIKLQLPLRKKLAVASMFIVGSVLTVIAIIRVIVFWTNRWGINETLGLYPLMHWSVIEAQISVMCACLPAFRALVGRWFPRFLGGSTNRTDPSNMAEYYNKMPSNINKSITYSVNYEARSTGNSDVELVEMDPKRGQ from the exons ATGAGAGGTCACCGGTTCCTTTTCGCTCTTCTGGCTCTGCTTATAGTGGAGATTCATGGAGCAGAGTCGAATATAACTGCCTTCCCGTCTTGCACA ATCACTTGTGACAATCAGTTATTCTCCAATTGCTCCTTGAGCAACAACGCAACGTGCTTCTGTGCTAGTGACTCTCATCCCACAGCCCTGTTAGATTGTGCTGAAAGTAACTGCACTACGAAAGAATTCTTTA CTACGAAACGTCTATACGAACAAGAATGTGGTATACCACCACGCAGAGGCCCTAAAGTGGTCAAGGCCTCGACTCTTATTCCTTTTATTCTTGCCactttcttcttcgtcatgaGAATGATCGCCAAGAGCAGCGGCCTCGCTGGCGGGTGGGGATTGGATGACTATACAATAATTGCCTCCTAT ATCATAGGAGCCGCCATATATGTTCTGGACATTTATA TGATCCGCAATGGCTTCGGTCGAAATATCTGGGACGTCCCATTTCCCTCAATCACCAAGTTCTACCAG TATTTCCAAGCTATGGCCGTTATGTATAAGTTTCAAATCTCCCTCGCAAAGATATCCGTCTGCCTCTTCCTACTCCGCATCTTCCAAGCACGCACATTCCGCTATTTAGCATACGGCCTCATCGCTGCTAACGCTGCGATCGGTATCACTTGGGCCTCGGTGGATGCCTTCCGCTGCTGGCCGACACGCCTGACATGGATCGGTTGGATGCACGAGGAACCTGGACATTGCATCAATTTTATCGACGCGGTTCTTGTTAACTGCCTGGTGAACATCTTTGTCGACTGTATACTGATCATCATGCCGGTATATGAGGTGATCAAGTTGCAGTTGCCTCTGCGAAAGAAGCTAGCTGTGGCGTCGATGTTTATCGTGGGCTCTGT TCTAACGGTCATCGCAATCATCCGTGTCATCGTCTTCTGGACTAACCGTTGGGGGATCAATGAAACTCTCGGCCTATACCCCCTCATGCATTGGTCCGTCATCGAAGCTCAGATTTCTGTTATGTGCGCCTGCTTGCCTGCGTTCAGAGCTCTCGTCGGCCGATGGTTCCCCCGGTTCCTGGGAGGATCAACGAACCGTACGGATCCATCTAACATGGCTGAGTACTATAATAAAATGCCTAGCAACATCAACAAGTCTATTACCTACTCGGTGAATTATGAGGCTCGATCGACAGGGAATAGTGACGTGGAGTTGGTGGAGATGGACCCGAAACGTGGGCAATGA
- a CDS encoding Cupredoxin, which yields MLVSQLAWLLIWLAVVTMTVTAYSSTAETITTTSSSAAITTHTIQVGPKSNPHQFVPPNITANVGDVVVFDFYPTNHSVVKADYLAPCVPANGNIFYSGAFVNFNEQDGQLVGPPPSWSLRVNDTKPTFFYCTAIDSCLVNGMVGVINANATESWETQYSKALKYPYMLVPGQPMPAEGDGSGSSSGNTSGDTSGDDNSSSSKHGLSTGAIAGIAVAGVVFVAILLALFFVLGRNRVYSQWMSSEDGRTERTARWAMFNHGEPHGTGKSEAGSTDPPHKATHSDATAVCTPDPNLRTFSPAVIVTSGAGSPSTQQPHWSWNEPPQRARASAIATELEGHPIIWEVPGSTPEYRF from the exons ATGCTTGTGAGCCAACTTGCCTGGCTGCTGATATGGCTAGCTGTGGTGACCATGACAGTGACTGCCTACTCTTCCACAGCTGAAACTATCACTACTACATCCTCCTCGGCCGCTATCACAACCCATACAATCCAAGTGGGACCCAAATCAAATCCGCATCAATTTGTTCCACCCAATATAACGGCCAATGTGGGCGATGTCGTCGTCTTTGATTTTTACCCAACCAACCATTCCGTCGTAAAAGCAGATTATCTCGCTCCTTGTGTTCCAGCAAACGGAAACATCTTTTACTCGGGGGCCTTTGTGAATTTCAATGAGCAAGATGGGCAACTTGTCGGACCA CCCCCATCGTGGTCCTTGCGAGTCAATGATACCAAG CCTACTTTCTTCTATTGCACTGCAATAGATTCATGTTTAGTGAACGGGATGGTCGGAGTGATCAATGCC AACGCAACTGAGTCATGGGAAACACAATACTCAAAAGCTCTAAAATACCCTTATATGCTAGTCCCGGGTCAGCCCATGCCCGCCGAAGGCGACGGTAGCGGCTCCAGCAGTGGCAATACAAGCGGCGATACAAGCGGCGATGACAACTCTTCTAGCAGTAAGCATGGGCTTAGCACGGGGGCTATTGCAGGTATCGCCGTTGCAGGTGTGGTCTTCGTGGCCATATTGCTGGCATTGTTTTTCGTTCTCGGCCGCAACCGCGTTTATTCGCAGTGGATGTCCTCGGAAGATGGGCGCACAGAACGAACCGCACGCTGGGCAATGTTCAACCACGGCGAGCCACACGGCACCGGAAAAAGTGAGGCGGGAAGCACTGACCCTCCTCACAAAGCAACCCATAGCGATGCCACCGCTGTCTGTACTCCAGATCCGAATCTGCGCACATTTTCCCCTGCGGTGATAGTTACCTCCGGTGCCGGTTCCCCGTCAACGCAGCAGCCCCACTGGAGCTGGAATGAGCCTCCTCAACGTGCCCGTGCAAGCGCGATAGCTACAGAGCTGGAGGGTCATCCTATTATCTGGGAGGTACCAGGCAGCACTCCAGAGTATCGCTTTTGA
- a CDS encoding Aconitase/3-isopropylmalate dehydratase, swivel: MLPQTRARVPAALRGLSKSNPVRALSTTLPRFQNDKGLNKISSTITQPKSQGASQAMLYAVGLKEADMNKAQVGISSVWFNGNPCNMHLLDLSNKVRQGVQDQNLIGFQFNTVGVSDGISMGTPGMRYSLQSRDLIADSVETVMGGQWYDANISIPGCDKNMPGVLMAMGRVNRPSLMVYGGTIKPGCAATQNNADIDIVSAFQAYGQFLTKEITEPQRFDVIRHACPGEGACGGMYTANTMASAIETMGMTLPGSSSNPANSQAKYLECLAAGGAIKRLLAEDIRPRDILTRQAFENAMVVVNITGGSTNAVLHLIAIADSVGIKLTIDDFQAVSDRIPFLADLKPSGKYVMADMHAIGGTPALLKLLLKEGLIDGSGMTVTGETMAQNLEKLPGFPEDQKIIRPLSNPIKKTGHIQILRGSLAPGGSVGKITGKEGMTFTGKARVFDREDDFIAALERGEIKKEEKTVVVIRYCGPKGGPGMPEMLKPSSALMGYGLGNSCALITDGRFSGGSHGFLIGHIVPEAAVGGPIGLVNDGDIITIDADKRILDVELSDAEFADRKQKWEARKAAGDLPATGLTMRGTLGKYARTVQNASLGFEHDQSGRPKIKPRLLSCPTDRGLTLAVQL, encoded by the exons ATGCTTCCTCAAACTCGGGCCCGCGTGCCCGCCGCTCTCCGGGGCTTATCCAAGTCCAACCCTGT TCGGGCTCTCTCAACCACTCTCCCTCGCTTCCAGAATGACAAGGGCCTCAACAAGATCTCCAGCACTATCACCCAACCCAAGTCACAGGGTGCTTCCCAGGCAATGCTGTACGCGGTTGGGTTGAAAGAGGCGGACATGAACAAGGCGCAGGTCGGAATTTCGTCAGTTTGGTTCAATGGTAACCCTTGCAACATGCATTTGCTTGACCTCAGCAACAAGGTCCGCCAGGGTGTCCAAGATCAGAACTTGATTGGCTTCCAGTTCAACACCGTCGGTGTCAGTGATGGAATCAGTATGGGCACCCCCGGCATGCGTTATTCTTTGCAGAGTCGTGACCTTATTGCCGATTCTGTCGAGACCGTGATGGGTGGACAGTGGTATGATGCCAACATCAGTATTCCCGGTTGTGACAAGAACATGCCTGGTGTTCTGATGGCTATGGGCCGTGTCAACCGCCCCAGTCTGATGGTGTACGGTGGAACCATCAAGCCCGGCTGCGCTGCTACCCAGAACAACGCCGATATCGATATTGTATCTGCTTTCCAGGCCTATGGTCAATTCCTCACCAAGGAGATTACCGAGCCACAGCGCTTTGACGTCATCCGTCACGCCTGCCCTGGTGAGGGAGCTTGTGGTGGTATGTACACTGCCAACACCATGGCTTCCGCCATTGAGACCATGGGCATGACCCTTCCGGGTTCATCTTCTAACCCGGCCAACTCCCAGGCCAAGTACCTGGAGTGTCTTGCGGCTGGAGGTGCGATCAAAAGGCTGCTTGCCGAGGACATTCGTCCTCGCGACATTCTCACTCGTCAGGCCTTTGAGAACGCCATGGTCGTTGTCAACATCACTGGCGGCTCTACCAACGCTGTGCTGCACTTGATTGCCATCGCTGACTCAGTCGGCATCAAGCTCACCATTGATGACTTCCAGGCCGTGTCCGACCGGATTCCCTTCCTGGCTGATCTTAAGCCCTCCGGCAAGTACGTCATGGCTGATATGCACGCCATCGGAGGTACCCCGGCACTCCTGAAGCTGCTCCTCAAGGAGGGTCTCATCGATGGATCTGGTATGACCGTTACTGGTGAGACCATGGCTCAGAACCTGGAGAAGCTTCCTGGCTTCCCCGAGGACCAAAAGATTATCCGCCCCCTCTCCAACCCTATTAAAAAGACTGGTCACATTCAAATCCTCCGTGGCTCTTTGGCCCCCGGTGGCAGTGTCGGTAAGATCACCGGCAAGGAGGGCATGACCTTCACCGGAAAGGCTCGTGTGTTCGATCGTGAAGACGATTTCATCGCCGCTCTGGAGCGCGGAGAAATtaagaaggaggagaagacCGTTGTCGTTATTCGCTACTGCGGCCCCAAGGGTGGCCCTGGAATGCCTG AAATGCTCAAGCCCTCCAGTGCCCTCATGGGGTACGGCCTCGGCAACTCCTGTGCCCTCATCACTGACGGTCGTTTCTCCGGTGGTTCTCACGGTTTCTTGATCGGTCACATTGTCCCTGAGGCTGCTGTTGGTGGTCCCATCGGTCTCGTCAATGACGGTGACATCATCACCATCGACGCCGACAAGCGCATTCTCGACGTGGAACTCTCCGATGCGGAATTTGCCGACCGCAAGCAGAAGTGGGAAGCTCGCAAGGCTGCCGGTGACCTCCCTGCGACTGGTCTCACCATGCGTGGTACTCTCGGCAAATATGCCAGAACCGTCCAGAATGCCAGCCTGGGCT TTGAACATGACCAATCGGGGCGTCCTAAGATCAAGCCTCGGCTGTTAAGTTGCCCAACT GACCGAGGTTTGACGCTTGCTGTACAACTA TGA